A genome region from Manihot esculenta cultivar AM560-2 chromosome 5, M.esculenta_v8, whole genome shotgun sequence includes the following:
- the LOC122723704 gene encoding uncharacterized protein LOC122723704: MRYHYEGHFIFSPNRIYENGRFMEKPNFDVDFISFFDILDDLKKDCGFDVIKGDKFYYLKADKALSDLDALIEVKDDTDVKNMMDSYKKFPSKPIDIYTLFRDYDILPNGLGDELPAVTVDHTSNQLQNPNATAATGSNTIKRKTRGPTRCLKITQLENGQKLPVEFDEDDQAIGDNATAFVWFLGQIIRSVSCYPLQVKQWNKITDDKLDHMWSTILVRKFILNYIHYKMIIIFLVLLSIIIFISYFFAKRKSSLLSILMQEREQFSVI, from the exons ATGAGGTATCATTATGAAggccattttatattttcaccaAATAGAATATATGAAAATGGTAGGTTCATGGAGAAACctaattttgatgttgatttcaTCTCATTTTTTGATATATTGGATGACTTGAAAAAGGATTGTGGATTTGATGTTATAAAaggagataaattttattacttgaagGCTGATAAAGCTCTTAGTGATCTTGATGCATTGATAGAGGTTAAAGATGATACAGATGTGAAAAATATGATGGATAGTTATAAGAAGTTCCCTTCGAAACCCATTGATATATACACTCTATTTCGAGATTATGATATTTTACCAAATGGACTTGGTGACGAGCTACCCGCAGTTACTGTTGATCACACTTCTAATCAACTTCAAAATCCAAATGCAACTGCAGCAACAG gttccaatacaattaaaagaaaaactagagGACCAACACGATGCTTGAAAATCACACAATTGGAGAATGGGCAAAAATTGCCAGTAGAATTTGATGAAGATGATCAAGCTATTGGTGATAATGCTACTGCATTTGTTTGGTTTTTAGGACAAATTATTAGAAGTGTGTCGTGTTATCCATTGCAAGTGAAACAATGGAATAAGATTACCGATGATAAGCTCGACCACATGTGGTCTACCATATTGGTacgaaaatttatattaaattacatccattataaaatgattataatttttttagttctatTAAGTATCATAATATTTATTTCTTACTTCTTTGCTAAAAGGAAAAGTTCACTTTTGAGTATTCTGATGCAAGAAAGGGAGCAATTTTCGGTCATATGA